One window from the genome of Carassius carassius chromosome 15, fCarCar2.1, whole genome shotgun sequence encodes:
- the si:dkey-82o10.4 gene encoding m-AAA protease-interacting protein 1, mitochondrial yields the protein MQRITCLAARRELAFLACPWKGSIVSVKDNIHRQLWGHQRVRPHASCATSPKRAWHHLRRPSAGQHCRLYSKDADRDTKDTEHPGITVVGIPDPIAWVRNKIILFLIELCFDLKFSLEFDSGVKQAAVHVSTMISEGNFDELRSVMSKEAVDSVRKKCKTLTEAQRRHLAISLDDIIFLLPEDVSVFFDQSGRKFLYITMRLWYLSSADVPEDPESIRIFKMDLTEEDGPQKKIITAVYEFYRELTAGADPEWMVTRMWHWKQLE from the exons ATGCAACGAATCACGTGTTTGGCTGCACGTCGGGAACTCGCATTCTTGGCCTGTCCGTGGAAGGGGAGTATTGTGTCAGTTAAAGACAATATCCACCGGCAGCTATGGGGGCATCAGCGCGTGCGCCCTCATGCCAGCTGCGCGACCTCTCCAAAGCGCGCGTGGCATCACCTGCGCAGACCGTCTGCTGGCCAGCACTGCAGACTTTATAGTAAAGATGCAGACAGGGACACTAAGGACACTGAGCATCCTGGCATCACAGTGGTGGGCATCCCGGATCCCATCGCGTGGGTCAGGAATAAGATCATCTTGTTTTTAATTGAATTGTGTTTTGACTTGAAGTTCAGTCTGGAGTTTGACAGTGGAGTGAAACAG GCAGCAGTCCATGTGTCTACAATGATCTCCGAAGGCAACTTTGATGAATTGAGGAGTGTAATGTCGAAAGAG gCTGTTGACAGTGTCAGAAAGAAATGTAAAACTCTGACAGAGGCCCAACGAAGACATCTTGCCATTTCCCTCGATGACATTATATTTTTGCTGCCCGAGGACGTGTCTGTATTCTTTGATCAGAGCG GAAGAAAGTTTCTTTACATCACGATGAGGCTTTGGTATCTGTCCAGCGCAGACGTACCTGAGGACCCAGAGAGCATCCGCATCTTCAAGATGGACTTAACTGAAGAAGATGGTCCTCAAAAGAAGATCATCACAGCGGTGTACGA GTTTTATCGTGAGTTGACTGCTGGAGCTGATCCCGAGTGGATGGTGACCCGGATGTGGCACTGGAAGCAACTAGAGTAA
- the efhb gene encoding LOW QUALITY PROTEIN: EF-hand domain-containing family member B (The sequence of the model RefSeq protein was modified relative to this genomic sequence to represent the inferred CDS: inserted 1 base in 1 codon; substituted 1 base at 1 genomic stop codon), with translation NDPDIACTLVYGVNTKSSINAGLVINPTPKTCFQERLRHFHEVSYADYQKKTPLGRSEVQGPGLPSWLDAEKTTFGVATLAVSNGDEVINPPKTTHQVKKGAYEGHQLXSHGSYFVVQSDRNPFRGERVDRKHSCNHYRRDGRFGVPTPHYNDGITISRSLRWPWDSLMHNSAKLVSNRCDDFREKAXLQTGEVHDPIAETLNVPGDHTFGVLMKPDSFGNLNRLSLSKFDMSDIN, from the exons AATGATCCTGATATTGCCTGCACACTAGTCTATGGTGTGAACACTAAATCATCCATTAAT GCTGGATTAGTGATCAATCCCACACCAAAAACATGCTTTCAAGAGAGGCTGCGTCATTTTCATGAAGTCAGTTATGCCGACTATCAAAAAAAAACTCCTCTTGGGAGGTCAGAAGTTCAAGGCCCTGGTTTACCAAGCTGGCTCGATGCTGAGAAAACCACTTTTGGTGTCGCAACGCT TGCTGTGTCTAACGGTGATGAGGTTATCAATCCACCCAAAACCACACATCAGGTGAAGAAGGGAGCGTATGAAGGCCATCAGC GCTCGCACGGATCCTATTTTGTAGTTCAGTCAGATCGCAACCCATTTCGAG gaGAACGTGTTGACAGAAAGCACAGCTGCAATCACTATAGGAGAGATGGTAGGTTTGGTGTCCCAACGCCTCATTACAATGATGGGATAACTATATCCAGATCTCTGCGGTGGCCCTGGGACTCACTAAT GCACAATAGTGCAAAATTAGTTTCCAACCGCTGCGACGACTTCAGAGAGAAGGCTTAGCTTCAAACAGGCGAAGTTCATGATCC AATTGCAGAGACGTTAAACGTTCCCGGTGATCACACATTTGGAGTCTTGATGAAACCTGACAGCTTTGGTAATTTAAATCGTCTGTCGCTTTCTAAGTTTGATATGTCAGATATAAATTAG